One Dehalococcoidia bacterium genomic window, CGCCCTTGACGTTGAAGCTGAAGCGGCCCGGGTTGTAGCCGCGCAGCCGCGCCTCCGGCACGGAGGCGAAAAGCTCACGGATGGGCGTGAACAGGCCCGTGTAGGTCGCGGGGTTGGAGCGCGGCGTGCGCCCAATCGGCGACTGGTCGACGTCAATCACCTTGTCGAGGTGGCCCAGGCCCTGGATTATGTCGTGCTTGCCGGGCCGGTCGCGGGCGCCATAGAGCACCTGGGCCGCCTTCTTATAGAGGACCTCGGTGATGAGCGTCGACTTCCCTGAGCCGGAGACCCCGGTCACGCAGACGAACTTCCCGAGCGGGATCGCGACGTCGACGTTCTTGAGGTTGTTCTCCCGCGCTCCCTTGATCAGCACGTACTGGCCGTTGCCCGGCCGCCGCGAGCGCGGCATCGGGATCTCGCGCCGCCGGCTGAGGTAGGCGCCGGTCAGGGAGTCCGGGTTCGCCATCACCTCCTCGACCGTGCCCTGGGCCACCACCCTGCCGCCGCCGACCCCGGCCCCCGGGCCCATGTCCACGATGTGGTCCGCCGCGCGCATCATCGATTCGTCGTGCTCCACGATGAGCACGGTGTTGCCGAGGTCGCGCAGGCGGCACAGCGTGCGGATCAGGCGGTCGTCGTCGGCAGGATGGAGCCCGATCGTCGGCTCGTCGCAGACATAGAGGACGCCCATTAGCCCCGAGCCGATCTGCGTCGCCAGGCGGATGCGCTGCGCCTCACCGCCGGACAGCGTCGCCGTCGCGCGGTCGAGGGTGAGGTAGTCGAGGCCGACTTCGACCAGGAAGTCGAGGCGCGCCCGGATCTCCTTGAGGATCTGGTACGCGATGGCCTGCTCGCGCGGCGAGAGCGGCGTGTTCGGGCCCGCCAGGTGGTCGAACCAGTCCTTCGCCTCGAGGATCGACATCGCTGTCGTCTCGGTGATGTTCTTGCCGCCGACCAGGACGGCGCGTGACTCCGGCTTCAGGCGCGCGCCCTTGCAGGTCGAGCAGGGGACGGCGGCCATGTAGCGTTCGAACTCCTGGCGGATGTACTCGGACTCCGTCTCCTTGTAGCGGCGCATCATGTTCGTGATCACGCCCTCGTATTTCGTCTCCCAGCGGTTCGTAGCGCCGCTGCTGCTCTGGTAGACGACGGTCACCTGCCCGGGGTCGCCGTACAGGACGATGCGGAGTTGCTCCGGCGTCAGCTCGCTCACGGGAGCATTGAGGTCTATCTTGTGCTTGCGCGCCGCGGCCTCGAGGAGGCGGTAATACCAGGTGCTGGTCGAGGCGGCGCGCGACCAGGGGATTATGGCGCCCTCGGCGAGGCTCAGGCTCTTGTTCGGGATCACCAACTCCGGGTCGATCTCCATCTTCACGCCCAGGCCGGTGCAGTCCGGGCAGGCGCCGTGAGGGCTGTTGAAGCTGAAGTTCCGCGGCGCGAGCTCGCCGAGCGAGATGTGCCCCTCCGGACAGGCCAGCTTCTCGGAGTAGAGGCGCTCTTCCGGGGCCGGCGCCTCCGAGGCGCCATTGCGGCCGCGGCCGCGCTCTTTCGCCGCCGGCGCCTTCAGCGGCGGGTCGATCGTGACGAGCATGACGCCGCCGCCGAGCTTCAGCGCCGTCTCGACGGAGTCGGCGAGGCGGCTGGCGGAAGCGGCGGAGCCCTCGCCGCCGGGCGCCTCGGTGATCAGACGGTCGACCACGACCTCGATGCTGTGACGCTTGTTCTTGTCGAGCGGGATGTCCTCGTCGAGGTCGTGCACGACGCCGTCGACGCGGACGCGGACGAAGCCGGCCCGGCGGGCGTCCTCGAAGACGTGGTGGTGCTCGCCCTTGCGGTCGCCGATCACCGGCGCCAGGAGCATGAGGCGGTGGCCTTCGGGCAGCTCGAGGATGGAGTCGACGATCTGCTGCACCGTCTGGCGCTCGATGGGGCGGCCACAGACGGGGCAGTGGGGCCGCCCCGCGCGCGCGAAGAGGAGGCGGAGGTAGTCGTAGATCTCGGTGACGGTGCCGACCGTGGAGCGCGGGTTGCGGCTGGCGCCCTTCTGGTCGATGGAGATCGCCGGGCTCAGGCCCTCGATGTAGTCGACGTCCGGCTTCTCCATCTGGCCCAGGAACTGCCGGGCGTAGGCGGAGAGGGACTCGACGTAGCGGCGCTGGCCCTCGGCGTAGATGGTGTCGAAGGCGAGGGAGGACTTGCCGGAGCCGGAGAGGCCAGTGATGACCACCAGCTTGTCCCGGGGGATGGTGACGTCGATGTTCTTGAGGTTATGCTCGCGGGCGCCGCGGACGATGATCGCTTCGTGGGGCAAGAGGGTTCCCTTGTCGCGGGCGTGGTAGGGTTATCATTCTAGCCACGGCGGGGGACTCGAACAAGGGTGCTAAAGAGTAGTGTCGTTGCTCCGAGAATCTGTCCGCTGGTTCTGCTCAGTAGATTTGTCCGTTGAGACGCTAGCGATGATTCTGTCCTTCCATGAGAGAAGACCCCGTCATCTTGTGCCAGAACCTGATCTACGGAGAGACTCACTGACCCTACTACATGGTTAAAGGGAGCGAACCTTCGTGCTGGAGCGTCAGGCGCAACTCCCGCACGAAGGGGCTTCTACCACCTTCGGCCGTGCCACCACCTGCGAAGCGTGAGCAGCGCCCCGACGGCTATCGCCAGGGCAAGTCCGGCTGCGGCGCCCGCCCAAAGTTGCCAATTGCCGTCACTTTGCTCCGCGAGGGGACTGGCATCGGGAGCAGGGTGTGGCGTCGTGAACGTAATGTCGAGGGAGCGCGTTCCTGGAGCGCCATCCGGACTCTCAGGCACGGGCTGACCGTTGATTCGCAGTTCGATGCGGTCGCCGGCCTTCGCGCAGCCTCGAGTTGCCTGATCGGACCGGACAATGATGACGTACCAGGCGTCGCCGGCTGGTTCTTCAGGCAGGACTTCCCCCTGGCCGCAGGACCGCCCTTTCACGAAGGCCTCGATAGTACTGCGGGGTGGCGGGTTCTGGCCCCTGATCAGTCCGGACAGG contains:
- the uvrA gene encoding excinuclease ABC subunit UvrA, which codes for MPHEAIIVRGAREHNLKNIDVTIPRDKLVVITGLSGSGKSSLAFDTIYAEGQRRYVESLSAYARQFLGQMEKPDVDYIEGLSPAISIDQKGASRNPRSTVGTVTEIYDYLRLLFARAGRPHCPVCGRPIERQTVQQIVDSILELPEGHRLMLLAPVIGDRKGEHHHVFEDARRAGFVRVRVDGVVHDLDEDIPLDKNKRHSIEVVVDRLITEAPGGEGSAASASRLADSVETALKLGGGVMLVTIDPPLKAPAAKERGRGRNGASEAPAPEERLYSEKLACPEGHISLGELAPRNFSFNSPHGACPDCTGLGVKMEIDPELVIPNKSLSLAEGAIIPWSRAASTSTWYYRLLEAAARKHKIDLNAPVSELTPEQLRIVLYGDPGQVTVVYQSSSGATNRWETKYEGVITNMMRRYKETESEYIRQEFERYMAAVPCSTCKGARLKPESRAVLVGGKNITETTAMSILEAKDWFDHLAGPNTPLSPREQAIAYQILKEIRARLDFLVEVGLDYLTLDRATATLSGGEAQRIRLATQIGSGLMGVLYVCDEPTIGLHPADDDRLIRTLCRLRDLGNTVLIVEHDESMMRAADHIVDMGPGAGVGGGRVVAQGTVEEVMANPDSLTGAYLSRRREIPMPRSRRPGNGQYVLIKGARENNLKNVDVAIPLGKFVCVTGVSGSGKSTLITEVLYKKAAQVLYGARDRPGKHDIIQGLGHLDKVIDVDQSPIGRTPRSNPATYTGLFTPIRELFASVPEARLRGYNPGRFSFNVKGGRCEACQGEGYIEIEMQFLPDVTVPCEVCKGKRYNREALEILFRGKNIAEVLEMTVDEAVEFFAAFPKVRSKLQTLKDVGLGYITLGQPATTVSGGEAQRVKLSTELSKRSTGRTLYILDEPTTGLSFEDVRNLLAVLQRLADAGNTVVVIEHHIDVMLNADHIIDLGPLGGERGGELIAEGTPEEVAAHPTSLTARYLRQAFARRGIDIAPAAPSTNGAARRRAKVAAAT